In the genome of Pseudarthrobacter sp. IC2-21, one region contains:
- a CDS encoding PadR family transcriptional regulator, producing MENLGRVTPATAQVLEALLSAESVWGLQIVKDTGKKPGTVYPILDRLESAGWVQGEWDTTEIRKGPRRRYYRLMAEARPLAQQYVREQQSKLPSTPRPSPAMRVNQWCGA from the coding sequence ATGGAGAATTTGGGACGCGTAACGCCAGCCACCGCGCAGGTGTTGGAGGCGCTGCTGTCCGCGGAAAGCGTTTGGGGGCTCCAGATCGTTAAGGACACGGGCAAGAAGCCTGGGACGGTTTATCCGATTCTGGATCGCCTCGAATCGGCGGGGTGGGTTCAGGGGGAATGGGACACAACGGAGATCCGCAAAGGACCTCGTCGGCGTTATTACCGGCTGATGGCTGAAGCCCGTCCGTTGGCGCAACAGTACGTCAGAGAGCAGCAGTCAAAGCTCCCTTCGACACCCCGGCCGTCGCCTGCGATGCGTGTGAACCAGTGGTGCGGGGCATGA